The Porites lutea chromosome 11, jaPorLute2.1, whole genome shotgun sequence genome includes a region encoding these proteins:
- the LOC140953026 gene encoding uncharacterized protein isoform X2, with protein sequence MPSSNIPVPERDTGNSPSRKSNVEDLRRHNTKLRSDLEAERAKVRQVLRDKSAELKRIQENFEKEKQKAVELTTKRLMNEHAAEIRRARESAVKEKDNELRQVVKFKEEEVKTMKQQIAEEKEKNRSAEEELRRVLVDKGKEGEDRSEIERKLRSEIALLRDQKQKADEMYRLKAADDNEKAEIIRRLKAEHDVELQKFLKDSKRESVHSLQQRRLTERALEEKAHELAFKDHLARKLEAEKDDLQRRLSHSGDSETLRRSSLRTDERLDESPLAKKDKERELKKRNAELQSKVESLEKKCAVLEKEASKSGNLKVTFMAEEKIKKLKKRNSELVSIARQLEDKAKKLQEEKVTAQKLAEENNSNNTAGVEHVKKMYARQRAKDLAEHAKSLMSKEKELEDLKKQLVSQQNDQVLPKEKVEELQTIIRQSAKERLWLERQVSNSDLSRSPSPFISSGDFTAEMRIKTERLDTVEAENIKLKLSLENLQKSERESKKLADDLKEKEKENEKLLNDLEEKQTKCSKLELERERFAAKCTMLQKKNTEMSKKISELEEVEEEVANLREKLEVSDMKNSLLSEECNKMKSQLEGLLHVKEDLKKMEEKKKVIEKEHMTSMEKLKEREEEIRQLHKIQEEANRAHEMAVTSLEDTVRSLEQKCIDAEENNINLKKEVEELRELEKAHIRKNQGRGHKSTQTAIRGNEIVAGNDGKPIHDHPLHEEKPQTPQSSSHKLLNQASGGLSSHIASTKSSTYESKVEMSHTSPMKQPLSASEASQKPETGAAPGTEDLLDVLASRIDQLAASDSEDDIFSEKAYEEQQKESDEDKNKPTRPDLDLEDLSKRISQVAVSDDTSSLSTRDRACSDGSQDLTSMAEGEMGDLEDNQPDSSAPEDEQTDLSAQQQPIGVLNVHHHVESTSSDKQVPADFNNEFNSEDQAVDSRYLEGDFSDVDPAILEKLAVYIARYSYDPLQHSPNDNPEMELAFQAGDYLYVFGEMDEDGYFLGELMSGQRGLVPSNFVEKVADESEMNRMMNGTGEGIDEIVNSDEEDTDGKLHRALRLSVEHIPDVGLNDIKEEDEEEIEEEIESEDEFDEETPKVLNLSQDGVVNEETDFEPFRVPSPRRLYLERQFTRSVLLSWKPADLPANLVKGYGVYVNGDLRLMISGGGKTKALLEDIDPEEPYRISVRTITFKGNESSDRSAVVTIGKDANLAPSHVHVTCVSPTSAKIEWSPGNSSFSHEVLVNGELYKTVRPGTFQHTITNLEPDHMYKVHVRAKNPKRVVEHDSEVDIEVDLLTAEAEFRTEPGGLPDPPLEVEVAVGHANSLDVNWIPVTITERGTSNGARVTGYKVYINGFPCTEVTSPTADSVTAVSWMVERAFKRSHSEVLRVVVRTQSREGESVDSNEVELPAEMFNFKVNNLIKAKGAGPLPKRTDLTPQSSVEEENSHDIHDKDSANDSRNAEESRERADSVRRYSRGENGQPHLVIKDDTDRVRNVVQGDTTMAQPRTKGEPVVWKDDDADESEAADSVTKSDERVSGDEDEEIEICIPDASDDIAHSTQKEPDMNAEQQGYKLLEEQKNEEEELDERKEEEEEMEDNEEVENEETEIPEDDQYFGDEDVLPIEEETPDMPDETLLMPRKENSVSVVSGSDMDEFEEALDEAQSIRGRSSEGLHSHDKRPYIRPLEYEESDYESESSEEKPLSVIPEEDEEDLSESVVFPSNFSRQHSTSDDFQSDDDVMDLLDDDHDRDETAVHGVDFGTVRKISQNERNAVLSPEGESSGDVSFGRYLAKSDEEGNTPLNSHYRLLDSIELEESESGGVETSFSETEADRGGMDQSSTPLDYRDEENVYYNETGQNEAPYDPTSDPSGRGKAPLPDQDFEGGITTEEQVRVFLALYDYDPSTMSPNPDAEEEELAFNEGDLIKVYGDKDEDGFYWGELNDRAGYIPFNMVSEVQLEDEATGSNVTSPSSLNLTQEVAQVPEQSPSHEAEAASESTGNLLDEVILEEGEFDDPRESENYQLPPRRMVALFDYDPRTLSPNPDCEVELKFKVGDVIYVYGGMDEDGFFSGELRGIRGLVPSNFLEDLSDPPETTQEDSSHNDSYESPLVSADKYNNVNGTHQVAAEDTPKKKKGILSKGKQMFKKIAKGHNSPRGHSSKR encoded by the exons ATGCCATCTTCTAACATCCCAGTCCCAGAGAGAGATACGGGGAACTCTCCATCCCGTAAAAGCAACGTGGAGGACTTACGAAGACACAACACCAAGCTGCGGTCGGATTTGGAAGCCGAGCGGGCGAAAGTTCGGCAAGTTTTGCGGGATAAATCTGCAGAGTTAAAGAGAATTCAAGAGAACTTTGAGAAGGAAAAGCAGAAAGCGGTAGAACTTACTACAAAGCGGTTAATGAACGAGCATGCTGCAGAGATAAGGAGAGCGCGAGAAAGTGCTGTCAAGGAGAAAGATAACGAACTCAGACAAGTGGTGAAATTTAAAGAAGAAGAGGTCAAGACTATGAAACAGCAAATTGCAGAGGAGAAGGAGAAAAATCGGAGCGCTGAAGAAGAGTTGAGAAGAGTCTTAGTGGATAAGGGTAAGGAAGGAGAGGATCGTTCGGAAATTGAACGAAAATTACGAAGCGAAATTGCTCTGCTTAGggaccaaaaacaaaaagcgGACGAAATGTATCGTTTGAAAGCTGCAGACGACAACGAGAAGGCCGAAATTATACGACGCTTAAAAGCCGAGCATGATGTGGAGCTTCAGAAATTTCTAAAGGACTCGAAACGCGAATCAGTCCATAGTTTGCAGCAAAGGAGGTTAACTGAAAGAGCTTTGGAGGAAAAGGCCCACGAACTCGCGTTCAAGGATCACTTAGCAAGGAAACTAGAAGCTGAGAAAGATGATCTACAGAGAAGGTTATCACACTCAGGCGATTCGGAAACTTTACGAAGGTCAAGTCTACGAACGGATGAACGATTGGATGAGAGT CCTCTTGCAAAAAAGGACAAAGAAAGAGAACTGAAAAAGAGAAATGCTGAACTGCAATCAAAGGTGGAAAGCTTGGAGAAGAAGTGTGCAGTATTAGAG AAAGAGGCTTCAAAGAGTGGAAACTTAAAAGTGACTTTTATGGCtgaggaaaaaataaagaagcttAAGAAGAGGAATTCAGAACTTGTGTCCATAGCTCGCCAGCTTGAAGATAAGGCAAAGAAACTACAGGAAGAAAAAGTAACTGCACAG AAATTAGCtgaagaaaacaattcaaataATACTGCTGGCGTGGAGCATGTGAAGAAAATGTACGCCAGACAGAGAGCAAAGGATCTTGCTGAACATGCAAAGTCACTCATGTCCAAGGAAAAGGAACTGGAAGACTTGAAAAAGCAACTAGTATCACAACAGAATGACCAAGTCTTGCCG aaagaaaaagttgaagaGCTTCAGACAATCATCAGACAGTCAGCTAAAGAAAGACTTTGGTTGGAGAGACAAGTTTCAAACAGCGATTTGTCTCGCTCACCCAGTCCGTTTATCTCATCTGGGGATTTTACAGCCGAGATGCGAATAAAGACAGAAAGACTTGACACTGTAGAAGCTGAGAATATAAAACTGAAATTGTCATTGGAAAACCTACAAAAATCAGAGAGAGAGAGCAAAAAATTG GCAGATGatctgaaagaaaaggaaaaggagaatGAGAAGCTCTTAAATGacttggaagaaaaacaaactaagTGTTCTAAACTG GAACTTGAAAGGGAGAGGTTTGCAGCTAAGTGCACTATGCTCCAGAAAAAGAACACAGAGAtgtcaaagaaaatttcagaaCTGGAAGAG GTCGAAGAGGAAGTTGCCAATCTGAGAGAGAAACTGGAAGTGTCTGACATGAAAAACAGTCTTCTTTCAGAAGAATGCAACAAGATGAAAAGCCAGTTAGAAGGGCTGTTACATGTCAAGGAG GATTTGAAGAAGatggaggagaagaaaaaagttATAGAAAAAGAGCACATGACAAGCATGGAAAAACTCAAAGAACGAGAAGAGGAAATAAGGCAGCTTCACAAG ATCCAGGAAGAGGCCAACAGGGCTCATGAGATGGCTGTGACTTCTCTGGAGGACACTGTGCGCAGTCTGGAGCAGAAGTGCATTGATGCCGAGGAGAATAATATCAACCTTAAGAAAGAGGTGGAGGAGCTAAGAGAGTTGGAAAAAGCACATATCAGGAAAAACCAAGGAAGAGGCCACAAATCTACTCAAACAGCAATCAGAGGAAATGAAATTGTGGCTGGAAATGATG GTAAGCCCATTCATGATCATCCTTTGCATGAAGAAAAACCTCAGACACCTCAGTCATCATCTCACAAACTTTTAAATCAAGCATCTGGGGGGTTATCATCCCACATTGCCTCCACTAAGTCATCCACCTATGAATCAAAAGTTGAAATGTCACACACATCTCCTATGAAACAACCCCTAAGTGCTTCCGAGGCAAGCCAGAAGCCTGAGACTGGGGCTGCACCAGGAACAGAAGATCTGTTGGATGTATTAGCTTCTAGAATTGACCAGCTGGCAGCTTCTGATAGTGAGGATGACATTTTTAGTG AAAAAGCATATGAAGAACAACAGAAGGAATCTGATGAGGATAAAAACAAGCCTACAAGGCCAGATCTAGATCTTGAAGACTTGTCCAAGCGCATCAGTCAAGTGGCAGTCAGTGATGACACAAGCTCGTTAAGTACACGAGATAGAGCTTGCAGTGATGGTAGTCAAGACTTAACAAGTATGGCTGAAGGAGAAATGGGTGATCTAGAAGATAATCAACCTGATAGCTCAGCTCCAGAAGATGAACAGACAGACCTTTCAGCACAGCAGCAGCCGATTG GTGTACTGAACGTTCATCATCATGTTGAGTCTACAAGCTCTGACAAGCAGGTGCCAGCAGATTTCAACAATGAATTCAACTCAGAGGACCAGGCAGTGGACAGCAGATATCTAGAGGGAGATTTTAGTGATGTGGATCCCGCTATTCTTGAGAAGCTAGCAGTGTATATAGCAAGATATAGTTATGATCCTTTGCAGCACTCACCTAATGATAATCCTGAGATGGAGCTGGCTTTCCAAGCTGGAGATTATCTGTATGTGTTTGGGGAGATGGATGAG GATGGCTACTTTCTTGGAGAACTGATGAGTGGGCAAAGAGGATTGGTTCCTTCcaactttgttgaaaaagtCGCAGATGAAAGCGAGATGAACAGGATGATGAATGGTACAGGAGAGGGAATTG atGAAATTGTGAACAGTGACGAGGAGGATACTGATG GTAAACTTCACCGTGCGTTACGCTTGTCAGTGGAGCACATACCTGATGTCGGATTGAACGACATCAAAGAAGAAGATGAGGAAGAGATCGAGGAGGAAATCGAATCGGAGGATGAATTTGACGAAGAAACTCCAAAAGTATTGAACTTGAGTCAAGATGGCGTTGTAAATGAGGAAACCGACTTTGAACCTTTCA GAGTTCCATCCCCAAGACGGCTCTACCTTGAGCGCCAGTTTACACGAAGCGTGCTGTTGAGTTGGAAGCCCGCTGACCTGCCAGCTAATCTTGTGAAAGGCTACGGTGTGTACGTAAATGGAGACCTTCGGCTCATGATCAGTGGAGGGGGCAAAACAAAGGCTCTACTAGAAGATATTGACCCTGAAGAG CCTTACAGGATATCCGTTAGAACCATAACCTTCAAAGGAAACGAGTCATCTGATCGCTCAGCAGTGGTCACCATTGGCAAAG ATGCTAATCTTGCACCAAGTCACGTGCACGTCACATGTGTTTCCCCTACGTCAGCCAAGATTGAGTGGTCACCAGGTAACAGCTCATTCAGTCACGAGGTTCTTGTCAATGGGGAGCTTTACAAGACAGTGCGCCCAGGAACGTTCCAGCACACAATCACTAACCTTGAGCCAGACCACATGTATAAGGTGCATGTTCGCGCGAAGAACCCCAAGCGGGTGGTGGAACACGACAGTGAAGTGGACATTGAAGTGGATCTTTTGACAGCAGAAGCTGAATTCAGGACGGAACCCGGTG gTCTTCCAGATCCTCCTTTAGAAGTGGAAGTCGCTGTAGGCCATGCCAACTCCCTGGATGTTAACTGGATTCCTGTGACTATTACGGAGAGGGGTACTTCAAACGGTGCTCGCGTGACAGGATACAAAGTATACATCAACGGCTTTCCTTGCACCGAGGTCACGTCACCCACAGCAGACAGCGTGACAGCCGTGTCATGGATGGTGGAACGTGCGTTTAAAAGAAGTCACAGCGAGGTTCTTCGTGTTGTTGTAAGAACTCAGTCTCGCGAAGGAGAATCTGTGGATTCAAACGAAGTTGAACTTCCTGCGGAAATGTTTAACTTCAAGGTGAATAATTTGATAAAAGCTAAAGGCGCAGGTCCGCTTCCTAAAAGAACAGACTTGACGCCGCAAAGCTCTGTTGAAGAAGAAAACAGTCATGACATACATGATAAAGATTCGGCCAATGATAGTAGGAATGCTGAGGAATCGAGAGAGAGAGCTGATAGTGTAAGGCGTTACAGCCGAGGTGAAAACGGACAGCCACATTTAGTGATAAAGGATGACACTGATAGAGTGAGAAACGTTGTGCAGGGTGATACAACGATGGCTCAACCTCGGACAAAAGGTGAGCCTGTGGTATGGAAAGACGATGATGCAGATGAGTCGGAAGCTGCCGACAGTGTTACGAAGAGCGACGAAAGAGTATCCGGTGACGAAGATGAAGAAATCGAAATTTGTATTCCGGACGCTTCGGATGATATTGCGCACTCTACACAGAAGGAACCTGACATGAACGCTGAACAACAAGGTTATAAACTACTTGAGGAACAGAAAAATGAGGAAGAGGAGTTGGACGAGaggaaagaagaggaagaagaaatggAG GACAACGAAGAAGTCGAGAATGAAGAAACTGAGATTCCCGAGGATGACCAATACTTCGGCGATGAAGACGTTTTACCTATCGAGGAAGAAACACCAGACATGCCAGACGAAACCCTGCTTATGCCCAGGAAAGAGAACAGCGTGTCCGTGGTCAGCGGTTCTGACATGGATGAGTTTGAGGAGGCGTTAGATGAAGCTCAAAGTATACGAGGAAGAAGTTCTGAGGGCTTACATAGCCATGATAAGAGACCCTATATTCGACCACTGGAATACGAGGAGAGCGATTATGAGAGTGAGTCAAGCGAAGAAAAGCCTCTGTCTGTCATACCAGAAGAAGACGAGGAAGATTTGTCCGAGTCAGTTGTTTTCCCGAGCAATTTCTCACGACAGCACTCCACTTCCGACGATTTTCAGAGCGACGATGACGTCATGGATTTGCTTGACGATGACCACGATCGGGATGAAACGGCAGTGCATGGTGTCGACTTCGGAACTGTTCGTAAGATCTCGCAGAATGAACGCAATGCGGTGCTATCACCCGAAGGTGAATCATCGGGTGATGTAAGCTTTGGAAGATACTTAGCAAAGAGCGACGAAGAAGGGAACACACCTCTTAATTCTCATTACAGACTTCTTGATAGTATTGAACTTGAGGAATCTGAAAGCGGTGGAGTTGAAACCTCATTCAGTGAAACAGAAGCTGATCGTGGTGGAATGGATCAAAGTTCAACTCCGCTTGATTACCGCGACGAGGAGAATGTTTACTATAACGAAACAGGGCAGAATGAAGCTCCTTATGATCCCACGAGTGATCCCTCGGGAAGGGGCAAGGCTCCTCTTCCTGATCAGGATTTTGAGGGTGGTATAACCACAGAGGAGCAAGTCCGTGTGTTTTTAGCACTGTATGATTATGATCCCTCTACCATGTCCCCTAATCCTGATGCAGAAGAGGAGGAGTTAGCATTTAATGAAGGAGATCTTATTAAG GTTTACGGTGACAAGGATGAAGACGGTTTCTATTGGGGTGAATTGAACGATAGAGCAGGCTACATTCCATtcaacatggtgtcagaagtgcAGCTTGAAGACGAGGCGACCGGAAGCAATGTTACCTCACCTTCTAGTTTAAATCTCACTCAAGAAGTGGCCCAGGTCCCTGAACAGAGCCCCAGCCACGAGGCTGAAGCCGCTTCAGAGTCCACTGGAAACTTGCTTGATGAAGTTATTCTTGAAGAAGGCGAGTTTGATGATCCTCGAGAAAGCGAAAATTATCAGCTTCCACCTAGGCGAATGGTGGCTCTGTTTGATTATGATCCACGAACTTTGTCACCAAATCCCGACTGCGAG gtTGAATTGAAGTTCAAAGTCGGTGATGTCATTTATGTGTACGGTGGTATGGATGAGGACGGGTTCTTTTCG GGGGAGTTACGTGGAATTCGTGGTTTGGTTCCGTCAAATTTCCTTGAGGATTTGTCTGATCCACCTGAAACAACGCAAGAAGACTCTAGTCATAACGACAGCTAT GAATCTCCATTGGTTTCTGCAGACAAGTACAATAACGTGAATGGTACCCATCAAGTGGCGGCCGAGGATACtcccaagaaaaagaaaggaatcTTATCTAAAGGAAAACAGATGTTCAAGAAAATCGCCAAGGGGCATAACTCGCCCAGAGGACACAGTTCCAAGAGATAG